Part of the Vigna radiata var. radiata cultivar VC1973A chromosome 11, Vradiata_ver6, whole genome shotgun sequence genome is shown below.
CTAGCCTGCCAGAATTTATATCATTTGTCAACCAATCAGGATGGCTATGTGTTCCTGTGGCATGATGAACAGTGGTGACAAGTGCACTGCTAACATAGCTGGCCCCAGCAAAAGAGCATGAGAACAAAGCATTTGCAATGCTTCTCATGTTCTCAGGAAATTGTCTGTTGAAGAACTCAATCTGTCCAATTACATTGAATGCCTCACACAGACCCATCAGGACCAGCTGTGGGACCAGCCAAAGAACTGACATTGGAGCAATACCAAGTGGACTTGGATTTGCATTTGCCGTCTCTCTTCTCACTTTTTCCACCAGACCAGCAGCAACCATAGACAGAACGGAAAACACCATACCAATTCCAATTCTCTGCAGGAGAGTGATGCCCCCTTCATGTTTCGTCACTCTTCTCAGTGCTGGCACCATGATTCTGTCATAGAATGGAACCCACACACCTATGGTGATGAATGATATCACCCCAAGTGAACCTGCTGGGATTTGAAAATTCGGTCCTAGGTGTCTGTCCATTTTCATGGCTTGTGATACAGTAAATGTTCCTTGCTGTGCCATGGAAGTGAAACCAAGGATCCCAGCAGCCCAAATTGGAAAAACTCTTGCCAAACATTTCACCTCTTCTACTTCCTGGATGCTCACAAGCTTCCACTTGTTAACTCTACTCCCATCAGGGTTTACCTCCCCCTCCGTCACTACAGCTGCTTTATTCAAAGCCCTGTTCAAATATAAACCAACCCATCTTAATCACAACCAAAAGTTGAATCAAAGTTCTTGAAACAATTAATATtgtatgatatatattatttttcaatgataCGTGGGATAATGACACACGCACCCATGATgatgacatatatatataataaagctCGTGGGTCTTGCAAATGCAAGATTGGCCACTCCACCTAAAAGATATATAGAGATTTCTATCTATGATGTTTCATATTAATATTACCCTACCTGAATTGGTTGGTGAACGGTAGCTTTGAGAACACACGAGTTCCAACAAGTGGAGGATCATAGAAAACTCCATCAAGTTGTTTGTCAGTTGGAAGCTGAAGTTTTCTCTTTCTGTAAGCAGCGACCAGAACTTGTGCAATGCTAGAGAAAATGCTTCCTTCTGGTTTGACATGCACGTAGATCCTTGTTCCGACAAAGAACATGATGATGGAAGAAAGCATGCAGAGGGTTGGGATGGCGAAACCTATTTTCCAGCTAACGGAGTCTTGAATATAGACAACCACTGTTTGAGTGATCAACAAAACAACTGTGAAGGTGGTGTAGTACCAATTGAAGAAGCTATTGATCCCTTTCTTCCCTTCATCTGTGGTGGGGTCAAATTGATCAACACCAAAAGGAATGCTACATGGCCTTATGCCAGCAGACCCTACGCTTAAAAGGCAAAGTCCCGATAGTAGGACACCTAGGTGAGGTGTGCTAGCTCTAACACATTGATTCAGTGCTTGTTGATCAGGACTGCATGATGGAGGATGCAACTTTGGTAACCATGCCGTTAAACTCACCATCACCATTCCCTGTCATTACaacttttattacaaaatttcatatatttctataaaataaCCACGATgctattttcatataaattcattttttttttcaaatacaaaaatttaagttCTATTTTATAGTGTCAAACAGTCTTTTTCAACACTATAACACTCTAGGTAAtcttcatatataaattttcttactTTCTTATGCTATATTATTTGGTAAATAATGGACCGAAACTTGTTTATATATGTTTCTCTAAATTTcaaggattaaaataaaaaaaaatattatacaataattttgtgaaaaataataaaaaggcaTAGTTGGAGAATTTGGAATTGATTATGgaacaaacatccaaaaatagAAGTCAACAGAAAATATACTAGTGCTGTCACGTTAGGGATCGTATCTATGAAATTTCAAAGGAGAAGTTGCATAAGTCTGACTTAACTGCAAATAATTAACAATGGATGaatatcataaacatttataaaaaaaaattaaaaaataaaataaaaaatattttttgtataaatcaAAATTAGCATTTATACACTTTAAAAACAGAattgcatttttacaaaattagttttttctgtaaatgaattttattttactaaaaaataatgcaatttGTCTTATTTATCTCTCTGTAAAAAGTACTTACACACAAATTTCTCTAAACATGtcattatacttttttttcatacatataAATGTCAAGTTAGATCAAATAAACCTTATTTCTAATATCTAAAAGACATTTCCATTACAAATCTATCAACCCATTAATTCGC
Proteins encoded:
- the LOC106777989 gene encoding protein NRT1/ PTR FAMILY 2.13 codes for the protein MSAKGKNLSFSHSACSFLFCRNGISATSPPDTHKNSDELSKNSSRSGDYKKPGGWKAMPFILGNETFERLAAFGLFANFMVYLTREFHLDQVYASNILNLWSGVTNFFPLIGAFISDAYVGRFRTIAFCSFSSLLGMVMVSLTAWLPKLHPPSCSPDQQALNQCVRASTPHLGVLLSGLCLLSVGSAGIRPCSIPFGVDQFDPTTDEGKKGINSFFNWYYTTFTVVLLITQTVVVYIQDSVSWKIGFAIPTLCMLSSIIMFFVGTRIYVHVKPEGSIFSSIAQVLVAAYRKRKLQLPTDKQLDGVFYDPPLVGTRVFSKLPFTNQFRALNKAAVVTEGEVNPDGSRVNKWKLVSIQEVEEVKCLARVFPIWAAGILGFTSMAQQGTFTVSQAMKMDRHLGPNFQIPAGSLGVISFITIGVWVPFYDRIMVPALRRVTKHEGGITLLQRIGIGMVFSVLSMVAAGLVEKVRRETANANPSPLGIAPMSVLWLVPQLVLMGLCEAFNVIGQIEFFNRQFPENMRSIANALFSCSFAGASYVSSALVTTVHHATGTHSHPDWLTNDINSGRLDYFYYLVAGIGVLNFIYFLFVAQRYHYKGISALPQDLELGSKGELSHYTAANCEDST